A stretch of Lactuca sativa cultivar Salinas chromosome 6, Lsat_Salinas_v11, whole genome shotgun sequence DNA encodes these proteins:
- the LOC111903728 gene encoding amine oxidase [copper-containing] gamma 2 isoform X2, with translation MEKSYCLKFIIIISIAVFIFAYSRYPPENLGCSTSTPPWCTKTHRKTNLRSTSIFDSGKPNSNHYFADTPLHPLDPLTIPEINKVRSILTGYEPFSSTFPSINSLSLDEPEKIQVVGWKTGDPFPLRRASVIAFLNGQTHLVTVDLGMGLVTDHVVNTGSGYPMLTNDDLATALQLTYSNLEFNKSILARGVDLNDLACIPPSSGWFGPDEEGKRIVKVQCFSNQDTPNFYMRPIEGLTITVDIDKKKVIKITDTGRGIPIPKATHTDYTYTTKSPFYDMDPMTNPMSMEQPKGPSFTINGHIVKWANWVFHLKPDIRAGMIISQAMIQVKDGEYRSVMYKGFASELFVPYMDPDQSWYFKSYMDAGEFGLGANAMALVELNDCPRYSYYMDGVFASANGRPIIQPNMICIFERYAGDIGWRHSEIPLMGLDIRESRPKVTLVARMAASVGNYDYIFDWEFQTDGLIRIKVGLSGMLMVKATPYENIHNISNTNDMTGTLVSENVIGVVHDHFISFHLDMDIDGANNSFAEVNLVKEETLSGQSPRKSYIKAKRKIAKTEDDAKIKLKLYDPSEFHVFNPSRISRLGNPTGYKIVPSGIAASLLDLDDPPQIRGAFTNNQIWVTLHNKSEQWAGGLLVSQSKGEDTLATWSARNPIMGVKPIFQKDLPVCSVASS, from the exons ATGGAAAAGTCTTACTGTCTCaaattcatcatcatcatctccataGCAGTTTTCATATTTGCATATTCAAGATACCCACCTGAAAACCTCGGCTGCTCCACCTCTACCCCGCCATGGTGCACCAAGACTCACCGGAAAACCAATCTCCGATCAACCTCAATCTTTGATTCCGGTAAGCCCAATTCCAATCACTACTTCGCAGACACCCCGCTTCACCCACTCGACCCACTAACCATACCCGAAATCAACAAAGTCCGATCCATTCTCACAGGATATGAACCGTTTTCATCGACTTTCCCATCTATAAACAGTCTCTCCTTAGATGAACCCGAAAAGATTCAAGTAGTTGGTTGGAAAACAGGCGACCCGTTTCCCCTTAGAAGAGCCTCGGTTATAGCCTTTTTAAATGGGCAAACTCATCTTGTCACTGTTGATTTGGGCATGGGCCTTGTGACGGATCATGTTGTTAATACCGGGTCGGGTTACCCGATGTTAACAAATGATGACTTGGCAACTGCTTTACAACTTACATATTCAAACTTAGAGTTCAATAAGTCCATCTTGGCTCGAGGGGTGGACTTGAACGATCTAGCTTGTATCCCGCCTTCATCGGGCTGGTTTGGACCCGATGAAGAAGGTAAAAGGATCGTTAAAGTCCAATGCTTCTCAAATCAAGATACACCTAATTTTTATATGAGACCTATAGAAGGGCTAACTATAACAGTTGATATCGACAAAAAAAAGGTTATTAAAATTACAGATACCGGTCGAGGGATTCCAATACCAAAAGCAACTCATACTGATTACACATACACAACTAAGAGTCCGTTTTATGATATGGATCCAATGACTAACCCTATGTCAATGGAACAACCAAAAGGGCCTAGTTTCACTATAAATGGGCATATAGTGAAATGGGCTAATTGGGTGTTTCATCTAAAGCCTGATATACGGGCTGGGATGATAATATCTCAGGCCATGATACAGGTCAAGGATGGGGAATACAGGAGTGTGATGTATAAAGGGTTTGCGTCAGAACTGTTTGTACCCTATATGGACCCCGATCAGTCATGGTACTTTAAATCGTATATGGATGCTGGTGAGTTTGGGCTCGGGGCAAATGCTATGGCTCTTGTGGAACTGAACGATTGTCCGAGATACTCATATTATATGGATGGAGTATTTGCTAGTGCTAATGGTCGACCTATTATTCAACCTAATATGATTTGTATATTTGAACGATATGCTGGAGATATTGGTTGGAGACACTCAGAAATTCCGCTCATGGGTTTAGAT ATTAGAGAATCAAGGCCAAAGGTGACACTTGTAGCTCGAATGGCAGCATCTGTTGGTAACTATGATTATATTTTCGATTGGGAATTTCAAACCGATGGTTTAATCCGTATTAAG GTGGGATTATCGGGAATGCTAATGGTAAAAGCAACTCCGTATGAAAACATACACAATATCTCAAATACAAACGATATGACTGGGACACTAGTATCAGAAAACGTGATTGGTGTAGTCCATGATCACTTCATCTCATTTCATCTGGATATGGACATTGATGGGGCAAACAATTCGTTTGCAGAAGTCAATTTGGTTAAAGAAGAGACATTATCAGGACAATCTCCACGAAAAAGTTACATAAAAGCAAAACGAAAGATAGCAAAGACAGAAGATGATGCAAAGATCAAACTTAAATTGTATGATCCGTCTGAATTCCATGTCTTTAACCCTTCTCGGATTTCAAGACTGGGAAATCCAACGGGCTATAAAATTGTCCCTAGCGGGATTGCGGCTAGCTTGCTTGATCTCGATGATCCTCCGCAAATTCGGGGGGCTTTTACAAATAATCAG ATTTGGGTCACACTACATAATAAAAGTGAACAATGGGCGGGTGGTCTTTTGGTGTCGCAAAGCAAAGGGGAAGATACACTTGCTACATGGTCAGCCAG AAATCCGATAATGGGAGTGAAACCTATCTTTCAAAAAGATCTACCAGTGTGTTCTGTTGCAAGCTCTTGA
- the LOC111903728 gene encoding amine oxidase [copper-containing] gamma 2 isoform X1, giving the protein MEKSYCLKFIIIISIAVFIFAYSRYPPENLGCSTSTPPWCTKTHRKTNLRSTSIFDSGKPNSNHYFADTPLHPLDPLTIPEINKVRSILTGYEPFSSTFPSINSLSLDEPEKIQVVGWKTGDPFPLRRASVIAFLNGQTHLVTVDLGMGLVTDHVVNTGSGYPMLTNDDLATALQLTYSNLEFNKSILARGVDLNDLACIPPSSGWFGPDEEGKRIVKVQCFSNQDTPNFYMRPIEGLTITVDIDKKKVIKITDTGRGIPIPKATHTDYTYTTKSPFYDMDPMTNPMSMEQPKGPSFTINGHIVKWANWVFHLKPDIRAGMIISQAMIQVKDGEYRSVMYKGFASELFVPYMDPDQSWYFKSYMDAGEFGLGANAMALVELNDCPRYSYYMDGVFASANGRPIIQPNMICIFERYAGDIGWRHSEIPLMGLDIRESRPKVTLVARMAASVGNYDYIFDWEFQTDGLIRIKVGLSGMLMVKATPYENIHNISNTNDMTGTLVSENVIGVVHDHFISFHLDMDIDGANNSFAEVNLVKEETLSGQSPRKSYIKAKRKIAKTEDDAKIKLKLYDPSEFHVFNPSRISRLGNPTGYKIVPSGIAASLLDLDDPPQIRGAFTNNQIWVTLHNKSEQWAGGLLVSQSKGEDTLATWSARNRDIENKDIVLWYTLGFHHIPCQEDFPVMPTVSSSFELKPVNFFDRNPIMGVKPIFQKDLPVCSVASS; this is encoded by the exons ATGGAAAAGTCTTACTGTCTCaaattcatcatcatcatctccataGCAGTTTTCATATTTGCATATTCAAGATACCCACCTGAAAACCTCGGCTGCTCCACCTCTACCCCGCCATGGTGCACCAAGACTCACCGGAAAACCAATCTCCGATCAACCTCAATCTTTGATTCCGGTAAGCCCAATTCCAATCACTACTTCGCAGACACCCCGCTTCACCCACTCGACCCACTAACCATACCCGAAATCAACAAAGTCCGATCCATTCTCACAGGATATGAACCGTTTTCATCGACTTTCCCATCTATAAACAGTCTCTCCTTAGATGAACCCGAAAAGATTCAAGTAGTTGGTTGGAAAACAGGCGACCCGTTTCCCCTTAGAAGAGCCTCGGTTATAGCCTTTTTAAATGGGCAAACTCATCTTGTCACTGTTGATTTGGGCATGGGCCTTGTGACGGATCATGTTGTTAATACCGGGTCGGGTTACCCGATGTTAACAAATGATGACTTGGCAACTGCTTTACAACTTACATATTCAAACTTAGAGTTCAATAAGTCCATCTTGGCTCGAGGGGTGGACTTGAACGATCTAGCTTGTATCCCGCCTTCATCGGGCTGGTTTGGACCCGATGAAGAAGGTAAAAGGATCGTTAAAGTCCAATGCTTCTCAAATCAAGATACACCTAATTTTTATATGAGACCTATAGAAGGGCTAACTATAACAGTTGATATCGACAAAAAAAAGGTTATTAAAATTACAGATACCGGTCGAGGGATTCCAATACCAAAAGCAACTCATACTGATTACACATACACAACTAAGAGTCCGTTTTATGATATGGATCCAATGACTAACCCTATGTCAATGGAACAACCAAAAGGGCCTAGTTTCACTATAAATGGGCATATAGTGAAATGGGCTAATTGGGTGTTTCATCTAAAGCCTGATATACGGGCTGGGATGATAATATCTCAGGCCATGATACAGGTCAAGGATGGGGAATACAGGAGTGTGATGTATAAAGGGTTTGCGTCAGAACTGTTTGTACCCTATATGGACCCCGATCAGTCATGGTACTTTAAATCGTATATGGATGCTGGTGAGTTTGGGCTCGGGGCAAATGCTATGGCTCTTGTGGAACTGAACGATTGTCCGAGATACTCATATTATATGGATGGAGTATTTGCTAGTGCTAATGGTCGACCTATTATTCAACCTAATATGATTTGTATATTTGAACGATATGCTGGAGATATTGGTTGGAGACACTCAGAAATTCCGCTCATGGGTTTAGAT ATTAGAGAATCAAGGCCAAAGGTGACACTTGTAGCTCGAATGGCAGCATCTGTTGGTAACTATGATTATATTTTCGATTGGGAATTTCAAACCGATGGTTTAATCCGTATTAAG GTGGGATTATCGGGAATGCTAATGGTAAAAGCAACTCCGTATGAAAACATACACAATATCTCAAATACAAACGATATGACTGGGACACTAGTATCAGAAAACGTGATTGGTGTAGTCCATGATCACTTCATCTCATTTCATCTGGATATGGACATTGATGGGGCAAACAATTCGTTTGCAGAAGTCAATTTGGTTAAAGAAGAGACATTATCAGGACAATCTCCACGAAAAAGTTACATAAAAGCAAAACGAAAGATAGCAAAGACAGAAGATGATGCAAAGATCAAACTTAAATTGTATGATCCGTCTGAATTCCATGTCTTTAACCCTTCTCGGATTTCAAGACTGGGAAATCCAACGGGCTATAAAATTGTCCCTAGCGGGATTGCGGCTAGCTTGCTTGATCTCGATGATCCTCCGCAAATTCGGGGGGCTTTTACAAATAATCAG ATTTGGGTCACACTACATAATAAAAGTGAACAATGGGCGGGTGGTCTTTTGGTGTCGCAAAGCAAAGGGGAAGATACACTTGCTACATGGTCAGCCAG GAATCGAGATATTGAGAACAAGGACATTGTGTTATGGTACACATTAGGGTTCCATCACATACCTTGCCAAGAGGATTTTCCGGTGATGCCAACCGTTTCATCGAGTTTTGAACTGAAACCTGTTAATTTCTTTGATAGAAATCCGATAATGGGAGTGAAACCTATCTTTCAAAAAGATCTACCAGTGTGTTCTGTTGCAAGCTCTTGA